From one Catellatospora sp. IY07-71 genomic stretch:
- a CDS encoding sensor histidine kinase, giving the protein MAGVAERLRLLPPMAVDIGLALAALAAQLAPFVSADPPAGRSWPAGGYLVAVAVSLPVILRRRFPFAVLMASELAAVAYTLVPDGPRQPLWYGALIAMFTLAAQAPRWQRISAIVIIVWGAFLFTGSLETAARGALLWTTAYAMGRAWASRQEHVRILRERALHLERERELEAARERSRIARDMHDILAHGVSIMIAQAEAGPVLMRKGPERAEAAFDAIATAGRDAMGQLRRILGVLEAGGESTRAPQPTLADIPELVERVSSSGSVPVTLTVSGNPGRLTADGEVAAYRIVQEALTNVMKHARARTVIVALDWSGDGLAVTVDDDGAGTVTGDGLGRGLHGIRERAVSCGGSATAGAVPGGRGFRVRAMLPAVPA; this is encoded by the coding sequence ATGGCGGGTGTAGCGGAGCGGCTCCGCCTGCTGCCGCCGATGGCCGTCGATATCGGACTCGCGCTGGCCGCGCTGGCCGCCCAGCTCGCACCGTTCGTTTCGGCGGATCCGCCGGCAGGCCGGTCGTGGCCGGCAGGCGGCTATCTCGTGGCGGTCGCCGTGTCTCTACCGGTGATCCTGCGGCGGCGGTTCCCGTTCGCGGTGCTGATGGCGAGTGAGCTCGCCGCGGTGGCGTACACCCTGGTCCCGGACGGTCCACGGCAGCCGCTGTGGTACGGCGCGCTGATCGCCATGTTCACCCTCGCCGCGCAGGCACCGAGGTGGCAGCGGATCAGCGCCATCGTGATCATCGTGTGGGGCGCGTTCCTCTTCACCGGCTCGCTGGAGACGGCCGCCCGCGGCGCGCTGTTGTGGACCACGGCGTACGCGATGGGCCGGGCCTGGGCCTCCCGCCAGGAGCACGTGCGGATCCTGCGGGAACGCGCGCTGCACCTGGAACGCGAGCGGGAACTCGAGGCCGCGCGGGAACGGTCCCGGATCGCCCGCGACATGCACGACATCCTCGCGCACGGGGTGAGCATCATGATCGCCCAGGCGGAGGCGGGCCCGGTCCTGATGCGCAAGGGCCCGGAACGCGCCGAGGCGGCCTTCGACGCGATCGCCACGGCCGGCCGGGACGCCATGGGGCAGCTCCGGCGCATCCTCGGTGTGCTGGAGGCCGGTGGGGAGAGTACGCGCGCTCCGCAGCCGACCCTGGCCGACATACCCGAGCTGGTCGAACGGGTGTCGAGCAGCGGATCCGTACCGGTGACGCTCACCGTGTCCGGCAACCCTGGCAGGCTCACCGCCGACGGCGAGGTCGCGGCGTACCGGATCGTGCAGGAGGCGTTGACCAACGTGATGAAGCATGCGCGGGCCCGTACGGTGATCGTGGCCCTCGATTGGAGCGGCGACGGCCTCGCCGTCACGGTCGACGACGACGGCGCTGGCACGGTCACCGGTGACGGCCTGGGCCGCGGGCTGCACGGCATCCGCGAGCGTGCGGTGAGCTGCGGCGGATCGGCGACAGCGGGAGCCGTGCCGGGCGGCCGTGGCTTCCGGGTCCGGGCCATGCTGCCGGCGGTGCCGGCCTGA
- a CDS encoding DUF397 domain-containing protein, which translates to MTDPCIDLVSARWRKSTRCDNSGPNCVEAAFLDGHVAVRDNKDPGGPALVFGDRDWASFVAGMKAGEFDR; encoded by the coding sequence ATGACCGACCCCTGCATCGACCTGGTCAGTGCGCGGTGGCGCAAGTCCACCCGCTGCGACAACTCTGGACCGAATTGCGTGGAGGCTGCGTTCCTCGACGGCCACGTGGCTGTGCGCGACAACAAGGACCCGGGGGGTCCGGCGCTGGTGTTCGGTGATAGGGATTGGGCGTCGTTCGTGGCCGGCATGAAGGCCGGCGAGTTCGACCGCTGA
- a CDS encoding Rrf2 family transcriptional regulator, with the protein MRLTKGTDIALRVAMHLAAADADPPSPTTRQVADAVEVPYTHAAKIVSRLSALGVVETRRGRDGGLRLTALGRRASLGWLVRELEGDGDVVGCEDSPPCPLRGQCRLRSMLREAQNAFYSALAPYTIGELVDAPVGPVLLGLSPRP; encoded by the coding sequence GTGAGGCTGACCAAGGGGACCGACATCGCGTTGCGCGTCGCCATGCATCTCGCGGCGGCGGACGCAGACCCGCCGTCGCCGACGACGCGTCAGGTCGCCGACGCGGTCGAGGTTCCGTACACGCATGCGGCCAAGATCGTCAGTCGGCTGAGCGCCCTGGGGGTCGTGGAGACTCGACGGGGAAGGGACGGCGGGCTGAGGCTCACCGCCCTCGGACGCCGGGCCTCGCTGGGCTGGCTGGTCCGCGAGTTGGAGGGCGACGGAGACGTCGTCGGCTGCGAGGACTCGCCGCCGTGCCCGCTGCGGGGGCAGTGCCGACTGCGCTCCATGCTGCGCGAGGCCCAGAACGCCTTCTACTCCGCCTTGGCGCCTTACACCATCGGCGAGCTGGTCGACGCCCCGGTCGGTCCGGTGCTGCTGGGGCTGAGCCCCAGGCCCTGA
- a CDS encoding nitrate- and nitrite sensing domain-containing protein has protein sequence MARMLALPLVAMLALVVLSVVGVVRTYLDAAATAGEVAVTLAVQDLVHELQRERGLTNGLLGGESRYRADVDAQRRHADDARARLDRLIADESTPGTAAVRGALSLLDDQGTIRGSVDAGSADRTAVFDSYTAAINALNSQNIGFDETADAGLRHHLGALRALGDAKEAAAKERGFLNGVFAAGRFRQAATSGAAGADEYARFADIRAAKRAALARFDQEATAQQRALADAALRSVAAVRAAGYEEAAVAAADGRALQVEPRSWWDSMTTLVDDLRAVQQKVGVDARVRAGELQRRAAFQLAGLLALALLALVGEGLLLVNSARSITRPLAELAREAEDVASRRLPEAVARLSRAHSQTASQEQPDEPPPVLVPARAGAEIRLVAQALDRVQQVAHTLAAEQALLRRNTTASLANLGRRNQNLVRRQLSFISQLEREEPDPSALANLFELDHLATRMRRNAESLLVLVGEASPRRWSTPLAVADVIRAALAEVEEYRRVELRRIDDAYLAGSAATDVAHMIAELVENGLAFSPPELDVEIYGRWTGTRYLIAIVDQGVGMSNAELDQANARLRGEENFLIGPARFLGHYVVGRLAQELGAPVELAHSPVTGITARLVLPAGLLAASADIAGPAAAGLVATDTAVAPDAAIAAGAAAAAIASAPAAQDQAAGSSASGVASTAELPLVTPLPLVTAQAATAVRAAAGRPGPGWDSAPGAAPVPAPPSGPDRTRNGLVKRLPRAARTVPSGGAGGAPTPAGTVQTAAADRRPDDVRSMLSAFRAGTQRGESRSATSRMSEE, from the coding sequence ATGGCCAGGATGCTGGCCCTCCCGCTGGTCGCCATGCTGGCCCTGGTCGTCCTCTCCGTCGTCGGCGTGGTGCGGACCTACCTCGACGCGGCCGCCACCGCGGGCGAGGTGGCGGTCACGCTGGCGGTGCAGGATCTGGTGCACGAGCTGCAACGCGAGCGCGGCCTGACCAACGGCCTGCTGGGCGGCGAGTCCCGGTATCGCGCCGACGTGGACGCGCAGCGGCGGCACGCCGACGACGCGCGGGCGCGGCTGGACCGGCTGATCGCCGACGAGTCGACGCCCGGGACGGCCGCGGTACGTGGTGCGCTGAGCCTGCTCGACGACCAGGGGACGATCCGCGGCTCGGTGGATGCGGGCAGCGCTGACCGGACCGCGGTCTTCGACTCCTACACCGCCGCGATCAACGCTTTGAACAGCCAGAACATCGGCTTCGACGAGACCGCCGACGCCGGGCTGCGCCACCATCTCGGCGCGCTGCGGGCGCTGGGCGACGCGAAGGAGGCCGCGGCGAAGGAGCGCGGCTTCCTCAACGGCGTCTTCGCGGCCGGCCGCTTCCGGCAGGCCGCCACGTCCGGTGCCGCGGGCGCCGACGAGTACGCCCGCTTCGCCGACATTCGGGCTGCCAAGCGGGCGGCGCTCGCCCGGTTCGACCAGGAGGCCACTGCGCAGCAGCGGGCCTTGGCCGACGCGGCGCTGCGCTCGGTGGCCGCGGTCCGGGCCGCCGGGTACGAGGAGGCCGCGGTCGCTGCCGCCGACGGCCGCGCGCTGCAGGTCGAGCCGCGCTCGTGGTGGGACTCGATGACCACGCTCGTCGACGATCTGCGTGCTGTGCAGCAGAAGGTCGGCGTGGATGCCCGGGTCCGCGCCGGCGAGCTGCAACGCCGGGCCGCGTTCCAGCTCGCCGGGCTGCTGGCGCTGGCTCTGCTGGCGCTGGTCGGCGAGGGGCTGCTGCTGGTCAACTCGGCGCGCTCCATCACCAGGCCGCTGGCCGAGCTTGCCCGCGAGGCGGAGGACGTGGCGTCCCGGCGGCTGCCGGAGGCAGTGGCCCGCCTTTCCCGCGCGCACAGCCAGACCGCGAGCCAGGAGCAGCCGGACGAGCCGCCGCCGGTGCTGGTGCCGGCCCGCGCCGGGGCGGAGATCCGCCTGGTGGCGCAGGCGCTCGACCGGGTGCAGCAGGTGGCCCACACGCTGGCCGCCGAGCAGGCGCTGCTGCGCCGTAACACCACCGCGTCGCTGGCCAACCTCGGCCGCCGCAACCAGAACCTGGTACGCCGCCAGCTCAGCTTCATCAGTCAGCTCGAACGGGAGGAGCCCGATCCCTCCGCGCTGGCCAACCTGTTCGAGCTGGATCACCTTGCCACCCGCATGCGCCGCAACGCGGAGAGCCTGCTGGTGCTGGTCGGTGAGGCGAGCCCGCGTCGCTGGTCCACGCCGCTGGCCGTCGCGGACGTGATCAGGGCGGCGCTCGCCGAGGTGGAGGAGTACCGGCGGGTCGAGCTGCGCCGCATCGACGACGCCTACCTCGCCGGCTCGGCGGCGACCGACGTCGCCCACATGATCGCCGAACTGGTCGAGAACGGGCTCGCCTTCTCCCCGCCCGAGTTGGACGTCGAGATCTACGGCCGATGGACCGGCACCCGCTACCTGATCGCGATCGTCGACCAGGGTGTGGGCATGTCGAACGCGGAGCTGGACCAAGCCAACGCCCGGCTGCGTGGCGAGGAGAACTTCCTGATCGGGCCGGCCCGCTTCCTCGGCCACTACGTGGTGGGCCGGCTGGCCCAGGAACTCGGCGCGCCGGTGGAGCTGGCACACTCGCCGGTCACCGGCATCACCGCGCGCCTGGTGCTGCCGGCCGGGCTCCTGGCGGCCTCGGCAGACATCGCCGGGCCGGCCGCTGCCGGCCTGGTCGCCACCGATACCGCGGTCGCCCCTGATGCCGCGATCGCCGCCGGTGCCGCCGCCGCTGCCATCGCCAGTGCCCCAGCCGCTCAGGATCAGGCGGCAGGCAGCTCAGCATCCGGCGTTGCCAGCACGGCCGAACTGCCCCTGGTGACTCCACTGCCCCTCGTCACCGCGCAGGCCGCCACGGCGGTCAGGGCGGCTGCCGGCCGGCCCGGTCCCGGCTGGGATTCGGCCCCGGGGGCTGCGCCCGTGCCGGCTCCGCCCAGCGGCCCTGACCGGACCCGAAACGGCCTGGTCAAGCGACTTCCCCGGGCGGCCCGGACCGTCCCGAGCGGCGGCGCGGGCGGGGCGCCCACCCCGGCCGGCACCGTGCAGACCGCGGCCGCCGACCGGCGGCCTGACGACGTACGAAGCATGCTCTCCGCTTTCCGTGCCGGCACCCAACGCGGCGAGAGCCGCTCGGCCACCTCACGCATGTCCGAAGAGTAG
- a CDS encoding globin domain-containing protein: MLSTSSAGTVRATLPVVGAAIGDITALFYQKMFAAHPDLLRDLFNRGNQAAGTQRQALAGSIAAFATFLLEHPDGRPDDLLARIAHKHASLGVRADQYEIVHRHLFEAIVEVLGEAVTPQVAAAWDEVYWLMANALISLEARLYDGDDQVFSEWTVAGRAQETDEVVTFTVRPVEGAAPAFKPGQFVSVQVRLADGARQIRQYSLTGGDAETLRFSVKRDGEVSTWLHEHAPSGTRLTISRPFGHIVLDETSDRPLVLASAGIGITPMVGMLELLAATGAQQQVLVLHADRNLAAHPHRAHVADLVGKLDKARSVVWYEDPDRGDDALPGRMDLAGVPVPADAVAYLCGPTPFMRGVREQLLRVGVSAADIHYESFGPDLGLS; the protein is encoded by the coding sequence ATGCTGTCCACGTCCTCGGCCGGGACCGTCCGCGCCACCCTGCCCGTCGTCGGCGCCGCCATCGGCGACATCACCGCGCTCTTCTACCAGAAAATGTTCGCGGCCCACCCTGACCTGCTCCGCGACCTCTTCAACCGCGGCAACCAGGCCGCCGGCACGCAGCGCCAAGCGCTGGCCGGCTCCATCGCCGCCTTCGCCACCTTCTTGCTGGAGCACCCCGACGGGCGTCCGGACGACCTCCTCGCCCGCATCGCACACAAGCACGCCTCCCTCGGCGTCCGCGCCGACCAGTACGAGATCGTGCACCGGCACCTCTTCGAGGCGATCGTCGAGGTGCTCGGCGAGGCGGTGACCCCGCAGGTCGCGGCCGCCTGGGACGAGGTCTACTGGCTGATGGCCAACGCCCTGATCTCTCTGGAGGCCCGGCTCTACGACGGCGACGACCAGGTGTTCTCCGAGTGGACGGTCGCGGGCCGAGCGCAGGAGACCGATGAGGTCGTCACCTTCACCGTGCGGCCCGTCGAGGGCGCCGCCCCGGCGTTCAAGCCGGGCCAGTTCGTCTCCGTGCAAGTCCGGCTCGCCGACGGTGCACGGCAGATCCGCCAGTACAGCCTTACCGGCGGCGATGCCGAGACGCTGCGCTTCTCCGTCAAGCGCGACGGCGAGGTCTCCACCTGGCTGCACGAGCACGCCCCTTCCGGCACCCGGCTGACCATAAGCCGCCCCTTCGGCCACATCGTCCTCGACGAGACCTCCGACCGCCCCCTCGTGCTGGCCTCCGCGGGCATCGGGATCACCCCGATGGTCGGCATGCTGGAGCTCCTGGCCGCGACCGGCGCCCAGCAGCAGGTGCTCGTCCTGCACGCGGACCGTAACCTCGCGGCGCACCCGCACCGGGCACATGTGGCCGATCTGGTCGGAAAGCTGGACAAGGCCCGATCCGTCGTCTGGTATGAGGACCCGGACCGCGGCGACGACGCTCTTCCCGGCCGGATGGACCTCGCCGGCGTCCCGGTCCCCGCTGATGCGGTCGCATACCTGTGCGGGCCGACGCCCTTCATGCGCGGCGTCCGCGAGCAACTGCTCCGGGTGGGCGTGTCCGCTGCCGACATCCACTACGAGTCTTTCGGCCCGGACCTCGGGCTGTCCTGA
- a CDS encoding ATP/GTP-binding protein, with protein MYGASEHRPPAPQQAPVSTVKFVVSGGFGVGKTTFVGAVSEIEPLVTEAAMTEVSLGVDDVFAVDKTMTTVALDFGRITIDDDVILYLFGTPGQDRFAFLWDDLVEGALGAVVLVDPRRIQDCYPALDYFEERSIPFLLGVNNFDGAARFDVEEIREALGVGADLPIVDCDARRRDDVKNVLVSLIQEVISRRAGRDRLQHQSL; from the coding sequence GTGTACGGAGCCTCTGAGCACCGCCCGCCAGCACCCCAGCAGGCACCGGTCAGCACCGTGAAGTTCGTCGTGAGCGGCGGTTTCGGGGTCGGCAAGACCACCTTCGTCGGCGCCGTCTCGGAGATCGAGCCGCTGGTCACCGAGGCCGCCATGACCGAGGTGTCGCTCGGTGTCGACGACGTGTTCGCGGTGGACAAGACGATGACGACCGTGGCGCTCGACTTCGGGCGCATCACGATCGACGACGACGTGATCCTCTACCTGTTCGGCACGCCGGGACAGGACCGGTTCGCGTTCCTGTGGGACGACCTGGTCGAGGGGGCGCTGGGTGCGGTGGTGCTCGTCGATCCACGCCGCATCCAGGACTGTTATCCCGCCCTCGACTATTTCGAGGAGCGCAGCATCCCGTTCCTGCTGGGCGTGAACAACTTCGACGGGGCGGCCCGCTTCGACGTCGAGGAGATACGCGAGGCGCTGGGCGTCGGCGCGGACCTCCCGATCGTGGACTGCGACGCCCGCCGTCGCGATGACGTCAAGAACGTGCTGGTGAGCCTGATCCAGGAGGTGATCAGCCGGCGGGCGGGTCGCGACCGGCTACAGCACCAGAGTCTGTGA
- a CDS encoding roadblock/LC7 domain-containing protein encodes MDPGQSGTQTFSWLLANFVRNTHGVRDAVAVSSDGLLIAASEGLDRASGDQLAAIVSGMAGLARSASRRYDFDGLKLIMIEMRRGFLLVSVVADGSCLGVLSEADCDVGLIGYEIALLKDRVGAVLTPSLIEQARQALPR; translated from the coding sequence ATCGACCCGGGCCAGTCCGGTACGCAGACCTTCAGCTGGCTGCTGGCGAACTTCGTCCGCAACACCCACGGCGTACGCGACGCCGTCGCGGTCTCCTCCGACGGCCTGCTCATCGCCGCATCCGAGGGCCTGGACCGGGCTTCGGGCGATCAGCTCGCCGCCATCGTCTCCGGAATGGCCGGCCTCGCCCGCAGCGCGTCCCGGCGCTACGACTTCGACGGACTCAAACTCATCATGATCGAGATGCGGCGGGGTTTCCTGCTGGTCTCGGTGGTCGCCGACGGCAGCTGCCTCGGGGTCCTGTCCGAGGCCGACTGCGACGTCGGCCTGATCGGGTACGAGATCGCGCTGCTCAAGGATCGGGTGGGTGCGGTCCTCACCCCGTCGCTGATCGAGCAGGCACGGCAGGCGTTGCCCCGATGA
- a CDS encoding DUF742 domain-containing protein — protein sequence MISPGRVWSDPHRAAHRQPPPAAPPDDDTALVRPYLMTGGRTRPVQDGLRVETLVSAVPASLHAPLTFERRRIVELCQAPRSVAEIAVALMIPFGVTKVLVADLVNGNFVTIQQANDITIDMLERIRDRVRSL from the coding sequence ATGATCTCGCCGGGCCGGGTGTGGTCCGATCCGCACCGCGCGGCGCACCGGCAGCCACCACCGGCTGCCCCACCTGACGACGATACGGCGCTGGTTCGGCCATACCTGATGACCGGCGGTCGAACCCGCCCGGTCCAGGACGGGCTCAGGGTGGAGACGCTGGTCTCCGCGGTGCCCGCAAGCCTGCACGCTCCGCTGACGTTCGAGCGGCGCCGCATCGTCGAGCTCTGCCAGGCCCCCCGGTCGGTCGCCGAGATCGCGGTCGCGCTCATGATCCCGTTCGGCGTGACCAAGGTCCTGGTAGCTGATCTGGTCAACGGCAACTTCGTGACGATCCAGCAGGCCAACGACATCACCATCGACATGCTCGAGAGGATCAGAGACCGTGTACGGAGCCTCTGA
- a CDS encoding KamA family radical SAM protein: MFRALTSRQLDPLLKERTGLDEEDRRQRRGIAAVLPFRVNDHVINELIDWDRVPDDPIFQLTFPQPGMLAAPDLARMTGLLRDGAPEQHLRAAANEIRSRLNPHPANQTDLNEPVFQGRRLRGLQHKYRETVLLFPRQGQTCHAYCTYCFRWPQFVGEPDLRIATDDMDSVVAYLRAHPQVTNVLITGGDPLVMSAEVLRRQLEPLLRIPSIEAIRIGTKALAYWPHRFTGDPDADDLLRLFEQVTAAGRHLAVMAHFSHPRELAPRVTRQAISRILATGAVIRCQAPVIRGVNDDAAVWAELWRETTRLGMIPYYLFIERDTGPQHYFGVPLARAYEIYRDAFAQVPGLARTARGPVASASPGKICIDGIVELAGERVFALRYLQARDPALVGRPFFARFDPDALWVTDLKPAFGAVELTPA, translated from the coding sequence ATGTTCCGTGCGCTCACCAGCCGGCAGCTGGACCCGCTGCTGAAGGAGCGCACCGGCCTCGACGAGGAGGACCGACGGCAGCGCCGCGGCATCGCCGCCGTGCTGCCGTTCCGGGTCAACGATCATGTGATCAACGAGCTGATCGACTGGGATCGGGTGCCCGACGACCCGATCTTCCAGCTGACCTTTCCGCAACCCGGCATGCTGGCCGCCCCCGACCTCGCCCGGATGACCGGCCTGCTGCGGGACGGAGCGCCCGAGCAGCACCTGCGCGCCGCCGCCAACGAGATCCGCTCACGTCTCAACCCGCATCCGGCCAACCAGACCGACCTCAACGAGCCCGTCTTCCAGGGCCGCCGGCTGCGCGGGCTGCAGCACAAGTACCGCGAGACGGTACTGCTGTTCCCGCGCCAGGGACAGACCTGCCACGCCTACTGCACCTACTGCTTCCGCTGGCCGCAGTTCGTCGGCGAGCCGGACCTGCGCATCGCCACCGACGACATGGACTCGGTCGTCGCCTACCTGCGCGCACACCCGCAGGTGACCAACGTGCTCATCACCGGCGGTGATCCGCTCGTGATGAGCGCCGAGGTGCTGCGGCGCCAGCTGGAGCCGCTGCTGCGCATCCCCTCGATCGAGGCGATCCGGATCGGCACCAAGGCACTGGCCTACTGGCCGCATCGCTTCACCGGCGACCCGGACGCAGACGACCTGCTGCGCCTGTTCGAGCAGGTGACGGCAGCCGGCCGCCACCTGGCGGTCATGGCCCACTTCTCACATCCGCGTGAACTCGCGCCCCGGGTCACGCGTCAGGCGATCAGCCGGATCCTCGCCACGGGTGCGGTCATCCGCTGCCAGGCGCCGGTCATCCGGGGCGTCAACGACGACGCCGCGGTATGGGCTGAGCTGTGGCGGGAGACGACCCGGCTCGGCATGATCCCGTACTACCTGTTCATCGAACGTGACACCGGGCCGCAGCACTACTTCGGGGTGCCGCTCGCACGGGCGTACGAGATCTACCGGGACGCGTTCGCGCAGGTCCCCGGACTGGCCCGGACCGCCAGGGGTCCGGTCGCCTCGGCGTCGCCCGGCAAGATCTGCATCGACGGCATCGTGGAACTCGCGGGGGAGCGGGTCTTCGCACTGCGCTACCTGCAGGCCCGCGACCCGGCGCTGGTCGGGCGGCCGTTCTTCGCGCGGTTCGACCCGGACGCGCTCTGGGTCACCGACCTCAAACCGGCGTTCGGCGCGGTCGAGCTGACTCCAGCCTGA